Proteins from one Phocoena sinus isolate mPhoSin1 chromosome 8, mPhoSin1.pri, whole genome shotgun sequence genomic window:
- the LOC116757923 gene encoding LOW QUALITY PROTEIN: interferon-induced transmembrane protein 3-like (The sequence of the model RefSeq protein was modified relative to this genomic sequence to represent the inferred CDS: inserted 1 base in 1 codon) — protein MNHTSQPFFNGAHSGXPPNYEMLKEEHEVAMLGAPQSQAPVTTTVINIRSETSVPDHIVWSLFNTIFMNWCCLGFVAFAYSVKSRDRKMVGDVIGAQSYASTAKCLNISALVLGILLITVFIVIFATGSVMVFQAVSQLMKDYGGS, from the exons ATGAACCACACATCCCAACCCTTCTTCAATGGTGCCCACAGCG ACCCCCCGAACTATGAGATGCTCAAGGAGGAGCACGAGGTGGCCATGCTGGGGGCTCCCCAGAGCCAGGCCCCCGTGACGACCACGGTGATCAACATCCGCAGCGAGACCTCGGTGCCTGACCACATCGTCTGGTCCCTGTTCAACACGATCTTCATGAACTGGTGCTGCCTGGGCTTCGTGGCATTCGCCTACTCCGTGAAG TCTAGGGACCGGAAGATGGTGGGCGATGTCATTGGGGCCCAGAGCTATGCCTCCACCGCCAAGTGCCTGAACATCAGTGCCCTGGTCCTGGGCATCCTTCTGATCACCGTCTTCATCGTTATTTTCGCCACTGGCTCCGTGATGGTTTTTCAAGCAGTTTCCCAGCTCATGAAGGATTATGGAGGCTCCTAG
- the IFITM5 gene encoding interferon-induced transmembrane protein 5 gives MALSWCVRLLSSAGAGALGGRPQPPHGPASSLGGGSLGWTTRTGGALVAPHRPPASTGGGPVSRATEGTISGWGAHPRSRSPSEETALEPMDTSYPREDPRAPTPKDDGTAHTALTLGTPLPPPRDHLIWSVFSTLYLNLCCLGFLALAYSIKARDQKVTGDLEAARRLGSKAKCYNILATVWALVPPLLLLVLAVTGALHLSRLAQGSAAFFSTKFDDSDYD, from the exons ATGGCCCTCAGCTGGTGCGTCCGCCTCCTTTCGTCCGCGGGGGCGGGGGCTCTGGGGGGCAGACCGCAGCCACCGCATGGCCCCGCCAGCAGCCTTGGAGGGGGCTCCCTAGGCTGGACTACCCGGACAGGAGGGGCTCTGGTGGCCCCGCACCGGCCCCCAGCCTCTACGGG CGGCGGGCCGGTCAGCCGGGCGACGGAGGGGACTATAAGCGGCTGGGGCGCCCACCCTCGAAGCAGAAGTCCGAGCGAGGAAACGGCGCTGGAACCCATGGACACGTCGTACCCCCGCGAGGACCCCCGGGCCCCGACGCCCAAGGACGACGGCACCGCCCACACGGCCCTCACGCTGGGGACGCCGCTACCCCCACCTCGAGACCATTTGATCTGGTCGGTGTTCAGCACCCTCTACCTGAACCTGTGCTGCCTCGGCTTCCTGGCGCTGGCCTACTCCATCAAG GCACGAGACCAGAAGGTGACTGGAGATCTGGAAGCAGCCCGGCGGCTCGGCTCCAAAGCCAAGTGCTACAACATCCTGGCCACGGTGTGGGCTCTGGTGCCgcctctgctgctgctggtgCTGGCGGTGACCGGCGCCCTGCACCTGTCCCGGCTGGCCCAGGGCTCCGCCGCCTTCTTCAGCACCAAGTTCGACGACTCAGACTATGACTGA
- the PGGHG gene encoding protein-glucosylgalactosylhydroxylysine glucosidase isoform X1 codes for MEDAGKDATRFTAHSLPSDPRLLATVTNAYLGTRVYHETLHVSGVYNGAWGDTHRAILPSPLNVQLEAPAGSGEQLTKTFVLDTNTGSFLHTLEGPSFRASQRIYAHRTLPHVLAFSVSITRLATGSWPITVLLQSTFSPESPDLDLHLGPDFQGARYLYGHTLTPEQPGGAQQEVHMLWTPVPPALTLGEGEEDGTWEFLTVVGGSQAEAQACLADALQLQARRTLYMAHAQAWAQLWAGCGLDVEGPLRLRQALRGALYYLLSALPQPGAPGYVCHGLSPGGLSNGSREECYWGHVFWDQDLWMFPSILMLHPEAARALLQYRIRTLGGALYNARNLGYQGAKFAWESAGSGLEVCPEAIYGTQEIHINGAVVLAFRLYYHTTQDLQLFREAGGWDVVSAVAEFWCSRVEWSPGEEKFHLKGVMPPDEYHSGVDNSVYTNVLVQNSLRFAAALAQDLGQPVPNQWLVVADKIKVPFDPKLNFHPEFDGYQPGEEVKQADVVLLGYPVPFPLSPQVRRQNLEMYEAVTSPQGPAMTWSMFAVGWMELKDPGRAWDLLQRSFANVTEPFKVWTENADRSGAVNFLTGMGGFLQAVLFGVTGFRPSPRRRITEAGLTFDPMCPAGISGVCVSGISYQGSKLDFSFSEGSVTVEVTARAGPWAPPLEAELWPSQNRLPLSPGHKVSFPCSAGRIQRSHL; via the exons ATGGAGGATGCTGGCAAGGACGCCACCAGATTCACTGCCCATTCTCTGCCCAGTGACCCCCGGCTCTTGGCCACCGTGACCAATGCCTACTTGGGCACACGCGTGTATCACGAGACACTGCATGTGAGCGGAGTGTACAATGGGGCTTGGGGGGATACGCACCGGGCCATTCTGCCCAGTCCCCTCAACGTCCAGCTGGAGGCCCCTGCAGGATCAGGAGAGCAGCTGACCAAGACCTTTGTCCTGGACACTAACACAG GCTCCTTTCTGCACACCCTGGAGGGCCCCAGCTTCCGGGCCTCCCAGCGCATCTATGCCCACCGCACGCTGCCTCACGTCCTGGCCTTCAGTGTGTCCATCACCCGCTTGGCCACAGGGAGCTGGCCCATCACTGTGCTGCTGCAGTCAACCTTCTCCCCAGAAAGCCCGGACCTGGACCTGCATCTGGGTCCTGACTTCCAGGGAGCCCg GTACCTGTACGGCCACACACTCACCCCCGAGCAGCCTGGGGGGGCACAGCAGGAGGTGCACATGCTGTGGACGCCGGTGCCCCCAGCCTTGACccttggggaaggggaggaggacgGGACGTGGGAGTTCCTGACGGTGGTGGGTGGCAGCCAGGCCGAAGCCCAGGCCTGCCTCGCCGATGCCCTGCAGCTGCAGGCCAGGCGCACTCTCTACATGGCCCATGCACAGGCCTGGGCCCAGCTCTGGGCAGGCTGTGGCCTGGATGTGGAGGGGCCCCTGCGTCTGCGCCAGGCCCTGCGTGGAGCTCTCTACTACCTGCTCAGTGCCCTGCCCCAGCCCGGGGCCCCAGGATACGTCTGCCACGGCCTCAGCCCAGGGGGCCTCTCCAATGGGAGCCGTGAGGAATGCTACTGGGGCCACGTCTTCTGGGACCAG GACCTCTGGATGTTCCCCAGTATCCTGATGTTGCACCCGGAGGCCGCCAGGGCTCTCCTGCAGTACCGCATCCGGACGCTCGGTGGAGCCCTGTACAATGCCCGGAACCTAGGCTACCAG GGAGCCAAGTTTGCCTGGGAGAGCGCGGGCTCCGGCCTAGAGGTCTGCCCTGAGGCCATTTATGGGACCCAGGAGATCCACATCAACGGGGCCGTGGTGCTGGCCTTCCGGCTGTACTACCACACCACCCAG GACCTGCAGCTGTTCcgagaggctgggggctgggacgTGGTCAGTGCCGTGGCTGAGTTTTGGTGCAGCCGCGTAGAGTGGAGCCCCGGGGAGGAGAAGTTCCACCTGAAGG gagtcATGCCCCCTGACGAATACCATTCAGGGGTCGACAACTCCGTGTACACCAACGTTCTGGTCCAGAACAG CCTGCGCTTTGCTGCTGCCCTGGCCCAGGACCTGGGTCAGCCCGTCCCTAACCAGTGGCTGGTGGTGGCTGATAAGATCAAGGTGCCCTTTGACCCGAAACTGAACTTCCACCCTGAGTTTGATGGGTACCAGCCTG gagAGGAGGTGAAGCAGGCAGACGTTGTGCTCCTGGGGTACCCCGTCCCCTTCCCCCTGAGTCCTCAAGTTCGCAGGCAAAACCTGGAGATGTATGAGGCTGTGACGTCTCCCCAGGGCCCTGCCATGACCTGG AGCATGTTTGCAGTGGGCTGGATGGAGCTGAAGGACCCCGGGCGGGCGTGGGACCTCCTGCAGAGGAGCTTCGCCAACGTCACGGAGCCCTTCAAG GTGTGGACGGAGAATGCAGACAGGTCGGGTGCCGTGAACTTCCTGACAGGCATGGGGGGCTTCCTGCAGGCGGTGCTCTTTGGGGTCACGGGATTCAG ACCTTCCCCTCGCCGCAGGATCACTGAGGCCGGTTTGACCTTCGACCCCATGTGTCCAGCGGGGATCTCCGGAGTGTGCGTCTCTGGCATCTCCTACCAGGGGAGCAAGCTTGACTTTTCCTTCTCCGAGGGCTCTGTGACAGTTGAGGTCACTGCCCGAGCAGGGCCCTGGGCCCCGCCGCTGGAGGCTGAGCTGTGGCCGTCACAGAATCGGCTCCCCCTGTCCCCAG GACACAAGGTCTCCTTTCCCTGCTCAGCTGGCCGGATACAGAGGTCACACCTGTAG
- the PGGHG gene encoding protein-glucosylgalactosylhydroxylysine glucosidase isoform X2, translating into MEDAGKDATRFTAHSLPSDPRLLATVTNAYLGTRVYHETLHVSGVYNGAWGDTHRAILPSPLNVQLEAPAGSGEQLTKTFVLDTNTGSFLHTLEGPSFRASQRIYAHRTLPHVLAFSVSITRLATGSWPITVLLQSTFSPESPDLDLHLGPDFQGARYLYGHTLTPEQPGGAQQEVHMLWTPVPPALTLGEGEEDGTWEFLTVVGGSQAEAQACLADALQLQARRTLYMAHAQAWAQLWAGCGLDVEGPLRLRQALRGALYYLLSALPQPGAPGYVCHGLSPGGLSNGSREECYWGHVFWDQDLWMFPSILMLHPEAARALLQYRIRTLGGALYNARNLGYQGAKFAWESAGSGLEVCPEAIYGTQEIHINGAVVLAFRLYYHTTQDLQLFREAGGWDVVSAVAEFWCSRVEWSPGEEKFHLKGVMPPDEYHSGVDNSVYTNVLVQNSLRFAAALAQDLGQPVPNQWLVVADKIKVPFDPKLNFHPEFDGYQPGEEVKQADVVLLGYPVPFPLSPQVRRQNLEMYEAVTSPQGPAMTWSMFAVGWMELKDPGRAWDLLQRSFANVTEPFKVWTENADRSGAVNFLTGMGGFLQAVLFGVTGFRITEAGLTFDPMCPAGISGVCVSGISYQGSKLDFSFSEGSVTVEVTARAGPWAPPLEAELWPSQNRLPLSPGHKVSFPCSAGRIQRSHL; encoded by the exons ATGGAGGATGCTGGCAAGGACGCCACCAGATTCACTGCCCATTCTCTGCCCAGTGACCCCCGGCTCTTGGCCACCGTGACCAATGCCTACTTGGGCACACGCGTGTATCACGAGACACTGCATGTGAGCGGAGTGTACAATGGGGCTTGGGGGGATACGCACCGGGCCATTCTGCCCAGTCCCCTCAACGTCCAGCTGGAGGCCCCTGCAGGATCAGGAGAGCAGCTGACCAAGACCTTTGTCCTGGACACTAACACAG GCTCCTTTCTGCACACCCTGGAGGGCCCCAGCTTCCGGGCCTCCCAGCGCATCTATGCCCACCGCACGCTGCCTCACGTCCTGGCCTTCAGTGTGTCCATCACCCGCTTGGCCACAGGGAGCTGGCCCATCACTGTGCTGCTGCAGTCAACCTTCTCCCCAGAAAGCCCGGACCTGGACCTGCATCTGGGTCCTGACTTCCAGGGAGCCCg GTACCTGTACGGCCACACACTCACCCCCGAGCAGCCTGGGGGGGCACAGCAGGAGGTGCACATGCTGTGGACGCCGGTGCCCCCAGCCTTGACccttggggaaggggaggaggacgGGACGTGGGAGTTCCTGACGGTGGTGGGTGGCAGCCAGGCCGAAGCCCAGGCCTGCCTCGCCGATGCCCTGCAGCTGCAGGCCAGGCGCACTCTCTACATGGCCCATGCACAGGCCTGGGCCCAGCTCTGGGCAGGCTGTGGCCTGGATGTGGAGGGGCCCCTGCGTCTGCGCCAGGCCCTGCGTGGAGCTCTCTACTACCTGCTCAGTGCCCTGCCCCAGCCCGGGGCCCCAGGATACGTCTGCCACGGCCTCAGCCCAGGGGGCCTCTCCAATGGGAGCCGTGAGGAATGCTACTGGGGCCACGTCTTCTGGGACCAG GACCTCTGGATGTTCCCCAGTATCCTGATGTTGCACCCGGAGGCCGCCAGGGCTCTCCTGCAGTACCGCATCCGGACGCTCGGTGGAGCCCTGTACAATGCCCGGAACCTAGGCTACCAG GGAGCCAAGTTTGCCTGGGAGAGCGCGGGCTCCGGCCTAGAGGTCTGCCCTGAGGCCATTTATGGGACCCAGGAGATCCACATCAACGGGGCCGTGGTGCTGGCCTTCCGGCTGTACTACCACACCACCCAG GACCTGCAGCTGTTCcgagaggctgggggctgggacgTGGTCAGTGCCGTGGCTGAGTTTTGGTGCAGCCGCGTAGAGTGGAGCCCCGGGGAGGAGAAGTTCCACCTGAAGG gagtcATGCCCCCTGACGAATACCATTCAGGGGTCGACAACTCCGTGTACACCAACGTTCTGGTCCAGAACAG CCTGCGCTTTGCTGCTGCCCTGGCCCAGGACCTGGGTCAGCCCGTCCCTAACCAGTGGCTGGTGGTGGCTGATAAGATCAAGGTGCCCTTTGACCCGAAACTGAACTTCCACCCTGAGTTTGATGGGTACCAGCCTG gagAGGAGGTGAAGCAGGCAGACGTTGTGCTCCTGGGGTACCCCGTCCCCTTCCCCCTGAGTCCTCAAGTTCGCAGGCAAAACCTGGAGATGTATGAGGCTGTGACGTCTCCCCAGGGCCCTGCCATGACCTGG AGCATGTTTGCAGTGGGCTGGATGGAGCTGAAGGACCCCGGGCGGGCGTGGGACCTCCTGCAGAGGAGCTTCGCCAACGTCACGGAGCCCTTCAAG GTGTGGACGGAGAATGCAGACAGGTCGGGTGCCGTGAACTTCCTGACAGGCATGGGGGGCTTCCTGCAGGCGGTGCTCTTTGGGGTCACGGGATTCAG GATCACTGAGGCCGGTTTGACCTTCGACCCCATGTGTCCAGCGGGGATCTCCGGAGTGTGCGTCTCTGGCATCTCCTACCAGGGGAGCAAGCTTGACTTTTCCTTCTCCGAGGGCTCTGTGACAGTTGAGGTCACTGCCCGAGCAGGGCCCTGGGCCCCGCCGCTGGAGGCTGAGCTGTGGCCGTCACAGAATCGGCTCCCCCTGTCCCCAG GACACAAGGTCTCCTTTCCCTGCTCAGCTGGCCGGATACAGAGGTCACACCTGTAG
- the NLRP6 gene encoding LOW QUALITY PROTEIN: NACHT, LRR and PYD domains-containing protein 6 (The sequence of the model RefSeq protein was modified relative to this genomic sequence to represent the inferred CDS: inserted 5 bases in 4 codons; substituted 4 bases at 4 genomic stop codons) — protein sequence MGAASKPLPLVGARGWGPERRGGAGVTGARHACQPRAPALSTEARAAAAREVLLAALEDLSQERLKRFRHKLRDAPLHGLRKPWGRLEGADAVDLAEHLIHFDGPERRLDAARKTLKRAGVRDVAALLKEQRLRSLGLSSXALLSVSEYKKKYREHVLRQHAKVKERDARSVKMSERFSKLPIAPDSAALEHVAVGPAEEPEPERARRSDTHTFNRLLGRDGEGQRPPTVVLQGPAGIGKTMAARKILYDWAAGKXVLERPRTCSLADLTPDQYPDRNAPVRQMLAQSTRLLSILDGVDELPAPGPAEAAPCTDPLEAASGARMLGGLPSKALLPTARVLVTARAAAPGSLQSRLCSPQRAEVRGPYDKDKKYFYRFFQDEWRAERAYRCAKENETLFSLCFAVCWTVLRQLLXGPDLSRTSKTTTSVYLLFIGSVLSSAPAADRPRLQEELHKLCRLACEGVLGGRAQVSEKDLERLELCGSKVQAQFLSKKXVTGVLETEVTYRFIDQTFQEFLAVLSYLLEDEGXPQTPAGGVGALLRGHPEPRGHLALTTRFLFGLLNTERMRDIEHHFGCAVSERGKQEVLRWVQDQGQGCPRAAPEGTEGTQALRGAGESEEEEGEELRDLLELLYCRYETQEGALVHQALRGLRELALEXVHFSRMDLAVLSYCVPCCPAGQALQLVSCRLATAQEKKKKGLMKRLQGSLGGSSGKARAVVSVQLIPTQHLTQVLSICWENERQDADGAGAGDAHCRCEDRPTWCVQTEPQPPGSGQLAQLGTHVPPDHRLSRCKLPDLVCRDLSEALTELGLFHSWLSEAGLHVLSEGLAXPQCRLQTLRXGPAWKGPRGRQGLQYVFGLLQQSPALTTLDLSGCQLSGTMTTHLCAILQLPGCRLQSLSLTSVELSERSLQELRAVGTAKVGLAVTHPALDSDPQPHKGLSSDP from the exons ATGGGGGCCGCGTCTAAGCCCCTGCCGCTCGTGGGCGCCCGGGGCTGGGGTCCGGAGcggcggggaggggccggggtcACCGGGGCACGGCATGCGTGCCAACCCCGTGCGCCCGCCCTCAGCACGGAGGCCCGCGCTGCCGCCGCCCGGGAGGTGCTCCTGGCTGCGCTCGAAGACCTAAGCCAGGAGCGGTTGAAGCGCTTCCGCCACAAGCTGCGGGACGCGCCGCTGCACGGCCTCCGCAAACCGTGGGGGCGGCTGGAGGGCGCGGACGCCGTGGACCTCGCGGAGCACCTGATCCATTTCGACGGGCCGGAGCGCAGGCTGGACGCGGCGCGAAAGACCCTGAAGAGGGCGGGCGTGCGCGATGTGGCGGCGCTGCTCAAGGAGCAGCGGCTGCGGA GCCTCGGCCTCAGCTCCTAGGCGCTGCTCTCCGTGTCCG aGTACAAGAAGAAATACCGAGAGCACGTGCTGCGGCAGCACGCCAAGGTGAAGGAGAGGGACGCTCGCTCCGTGAAGATGAGCGAGCGCTTCAGCAAACTGCCTATCGCGCCCGATAGCGCTGCCCTGGAGCACGTGGCTGTGGGGCCCGCGGAAGAGCCGGAGCCGGAGCGCGCTCGGCGATCTGACACCCACACCTTCAACCGCCTGCTCGGCCGCGACGGGGAGGGCCAGAGACCGCCGACCGTGGTGCTGCAGGGCCCGGCGGGCATCGGCAAGACCATGGCGGCCAGGAAAATCCTGTACGACTGGGCGGCGGGCAA GGTGCTGGAGCGACCGCGCACGTGCAGCCTGGCCGACCTGACCCCGGACCAGTACCCCGACCGCAACGCGCCGGTGCGGCAGATGCTAGCGCAGTCCACGCGGCTGCTGTCCATTCTGGACGGCGTGGACGAATTGCCGGCGCCAGGGCCCGCCGAGGCCGCGCCCTGCACAGACCCCCTTGAGGCCGCGAGCGGCGCGCGGATGCTGGGCGGCCTGCCGAGCAAGGCGCTGCTGCCCACGGCCCGCGTGCTGGTGACCGCGCGCGCCGCCGCCCCCGGGAGTCTGCAGAGCCGCCTGTGCTCCCCGCAGCGCGCCGAGGTGCGCGGCCCCTACGACAAGGACAAGAAGTACTTCTACAGGTTCTTCCAGGACGAGTGGAGGGCGGAGCGTGCCTACCGCTGCGCGAAGGAGAATGAGACGCTGTTCTCGCTGTGCTTCGCCGTGTGCTGGACCGTTCTGCGCCAGCTGC CAGGTCCTGACCTGTCGCGCACCTCCAAGACCACCACGTCCGTGTACCTGCTTTTCATCGGCAGCGTCCTGAGCTCGGCGCCCGCGGCCGACCGACCTCGCCTGCAGGAAGAGCTGCACAAGCTGTGTCGCCTGGCCTGCGAAGGCGTCCTCGGGGGCAGGGCGCAGGTCTCTGAGAAGGACCTGGAACGACTGGAGCTTTGCGGCTCCAAAGTCCAGGCGCAGTTTCTCAGCAAGA ATGTGACAGGCGTGCTGGAAACCGAGGTCACCTACCGGTTCATCGACCAGACCTTCCAGGAATTCTTAGCCGTGCTGTCCTACCTGCTGGAGGACGAAG CTCCCCAGACACCTGCTGGCGGCGTAGGAGCACTTCTGCGGGGGCACCCGGAGCCGCGTGGCCACCTCGCGCTCACTACGCGCTTCCTTTTCGGGCTACTGAACACAGAGAGGATGCGCGACATCGAGCACCACTTCGGCTGCGCGGTTTCAGAGCGCGGGAAGCAGGAAGTCCTGAGGTGGGTGCAGGATCAGGGCCAGGGCTGCCCTAGGGCGGCGCCAGAGGGGACCGAGGGGACCCAAGCGCTCCGGGGCGCTGGGGagtcagaggaggaggagggcgaAGAGCTCCGCGACCTGCTGGAGCTGCTGTACTGCCGGTACGAGACGCAGGAGGGCGCCCTTGTGCACCAGGCCCTGCGCGGCCTCCGTGAGCTGGCACTGGAGTGAGTGCACTTCAGCAGAATGGACCTGGCCGTCCTGAGCTACTGCGTGCCGTGCTGCCCGGCGGGGCAGGCCCTGCAGCTGGTTAGCTGCAGACTGGCCACTgcccaggagaagaaaaagaagggccTGATGAAGCGGCTACAGGGCAGCCTGGGAGGCAGCTC GGGCAAAGCTCGTGCCGTTGTTTCTGTACAGTTAATTCCAACCCAGCACCTGACTCAGGTGCTCAGCATCTGTTGGGAGAACGAACGGCAGGACGCTgacggggctggggctggggatgcCCACTGCAGGTGCGAGGACAGGCCCACCTGGTGTGTGCAG ACTGAACCTCAGCCCCCAGGGAGTGGGCAGCTTGCACAGCTGGGGACCCATGTACCTCCTGACCATAGGCTGTCCCGCTGCAAACTGCCCGACTTGGTCTGCAGAGACCTCTCTGAGGCCCTGACGGAGCTGGGCCTCTTCCACAGCTGGCTCAGCGAGGCCGGCCTGCATGTGCTGAGTGAGGGCCTGGCCTGACCCCAGTGCAGGCTGCAGACACTCAGGTGAGGGCCGGCCTGGAAGGGACCAAGGGGGAGACAGGGGCT CCAGTACGTGTTTGGCCTGCTCCAGCAGAGCCCAGCGCTGACTACCCTTGACCTCAGTGGCTGCCAGCTGTCGGGGACTATGACGACCCACTTGTGTGCCATCCTGCAGCTCCCAGGGTGCCGCCTGCAAAGCCTCAG TCTAACCTCCGTGGAGCTGAGCGAGCGGTCACTGCAGGAGCTGCGGGCCGTGGGGACAGCAAAGGTGGGACTGGCCGTCACCCACCCAGCGTTGGACAGCGACCCCCAGCCTCACAAAGGGCTCAGCAGTGACCcctga